A segment of the Acidobacteriota bacterium genome:
GGTCATGCGCGCGGGATTATCCTCGGAGCGGCATGACGGGCCCGGAGATCGGCGACGCGACGCACGAGGAGCGCCTGTGGGCGGGCCGTCTCATGGCTTCGAGCGAGCCCTGGATCACGCTCGGCCGCGGCGAGGACGCATGCCGCGCCGCCGCGCTCGACCCCGCGTACGTCACGCTCGTCGCGCGCGGGGACGGCGCTCCGCTCGGCTTCGCGCGTTTCCACCCGCGCGGGGTCGCGGGTTCTCCGTACCTCGCGTCGATCGCGGTCGCTCCCGAGGCGCGCGGCCTCGGCGTGGGTTCGGCGCTCCTCGCGGCGGGAGAGGCTCGGTTCCCGGGCGCGCGCTGGATGTTCCTGTGCGTGTCGGACTTCAATCCGAGGGCGCGCGCCCTCTACGAGCGGAGCGGCTACCGCTTCGTCGGCGCGCTGCCGGACTACGTCGCGGACGGGTTCGCCGAGCACCTGATGGTCAAGAGGCTCGCCTGAGCCGCGCGGCGCTCGTCGTCCTCCTCGCGGCGACCGCGACGGCGAGCTACCTCGCGCGCGTGAACGTGTCGGTCGCGGGCGCGCTCATGATGAAGGAGCTGGCGCTCGACCAGATCCAGATGGGGCGCGTCTTCAGCGCCTTCCTCCTCGGGTACGCGCTCTGCCAGGTGCCGGCCGGAATGCTCGCGGACCGCTTCGGCGCCCGGCGGGTCCTCGGGATCGCCGCGCTCACGTGGGTCTTCGCGACGGCGCTCATGGTCGTTGCGCCCGCGGCCGCGGCGCTGCCGGTCCTCCTCGGCGCGCGTTTCCTCCTCGGAATCGGCGAGGCGCCCACCTTCCCGGCGGCGGCCGAGGCCGTCTCCCGGCACGTGCCTGTCGCGGCGCGGGGCCGCGCGAACGGTTTCGTGATCGCCGCGATCGGCCTCGGCTCGGCGATCGCGCCGCCGCTCGTCACGGCCGTCATGGTCCGGTTCGGCTGGCGCGCGGCTCTCGTCGTGTCGGTGGTTCCGGCCCTCGCCGTCGCGTGCGTCTGGCTCGCGGTGAAGGGGATGCCGCCCGTGGTCGCGGGCGGCGGAGGCGCGGAAGCGGTAGCGCCGGCCACGGACAGGAGCCTCGCGACGCGCTCGTTCGCGCTCCTGACGGCGAGCTACACGCTGCAGGGCTACGTCGGCTACATCTTCGTCTTCTGGTTCTACCTGTACCTCGTGGACGTCCGGAAGTTCGACCTTCTGAGGGGCGCGCTCTACGCGAGCCTGCCGTGGCTCCTCTCGATCGTCTCGATCCCGCTGGGTGGCGCGGTCTCGGACGCTCTCGTGAAGAGGCTCGGGCCGGCCTGGGGCAGGCGCCTCGTCCCGATGGCGGGCCTCATCGGCGGGGCCGCGTTCCTCTCGTACGGCGCGCGCACGCCGGACGCGCGTGTCGCGGCCGTCTGCCTCGCGCTCGCGACCGCGCTCGTCCTCTCCGTCGAGGGCCCGTTCTGGGCCGCGATGATGGACGCCGCAGGCGACCGCAGCGGCACGGCCGGCGGCGTCATGAACATGGGGAGCAACCTCGGCGGGCTCGTCTCGCCCGCGCTGACGCCCATCCTGGCTGCGTCGATCGGCTGGGAGAACGCGCTCCACGTCGCGGCGGCTCTCTCCGTCGTCGGCGGGCTCCTGTGGCTCGGGGTCGGGCCGCGGGCGTCCGTCCCATAACGCTTGCGGCTCCGGGGAGAACTTCCTATCGTCCGGGCCATGAGAGTCGCCAGGGTCTTCGCCGCCGCGCTCGCGTCCCTCGCCCTTCTCGCCGCCGTGGCCGTGCCGGGCATCGACCTCGGCGGCATGGACCGCTCCGTCGCGCCCGGCGACGACTTCTTCCGTTACGCGAACGGGACGTGGCTGAGGGAGACCGAGATCCCGGCCGACCGCGCGGCGTGGGGCGCCTCCGGCATGCTCGACGAGCTGACGTCGAAGCGCACGCGCGAGCTGATCGAGAAGGCGTCGTCGTCCTCCGCCCCAGCCGCGTCCGACGAGCGCAAGGTCGGCGACACCTTCGCGACGTTCATGGACGAGGCCGCGATCGAGGCGAAGGGGCTCGCTCCGCTGAAGCCCGAGTTCGACGGCGTTGCCGCCCTCGCGGACAAGGCCGCGCTCGCCCACACCCTCGGTGGAACGCTCCGTGCCGACGTCGACGCCCTGAACAACACGAATTTCTACACGCCGAACCTCTTCGGCCTGTGGGTCGCGCAGGATCTCGACCAGCCCTCGAAGTACTCGCCGTTTCTCTTTCAGGGGGGCCTCGGGATGCCGGACCGCGACTACTACCTCGATCCGGCGCCGCGCATGGCGGACATCCGGACGAAGTACCAGGCCCACATCGGAAGGATGCTCGCGCTCGCCGGAGTTTCGGACGCCGCGGCGAAGGCGGCGAGGATCTTCGGCCTCG
Coding sequences within it:
- a CDS encoding MFS transporter; this translates as MNVSVAGALMMKELALDQIQMGRVFSAFLLGYALCQVPAGMLADRFGARRVLGIAALTWVFATALMVVAPAAAALPVLLGARFLLGIGEAPTFPAAAEAVSRHVPVAARGRANGFVIAAIGLGSAIAPPLVTAVMVRFGWRAALVVSVVPALAVACVWLAVKGMPPVVAGGGGAEAVAPATDRSLATRSFALLTASYTLQGYVGYIFVFWFYLYLVDVRKFDLLRGALYASLPWLLSIVSIPLGGAVSDALVKRLGPAWGRRLVPMAGLIGGAAFLSYGARTPDARVAAVCLALATALVLSVEGPFWAAMMDAAGDRSGTAGGVMNMGSNLGGLVSPALTPILAASIGWENALHVAAALSVVGGLLWLGVGPRASVP
- a CDS encoding GNAT family N-acetyltransferase gives rise to the protein MTGPEIGDATHEERLWAGRLMASSEPWITLGRGEDACRAAALDPAYVTLVARGDGAPLGFARFHPRGVAGSPYLASIAVAPEARGLGVGSALLAAGEARFPGARWMFLCVSDFNPRARALYERSGYRFVGALPDYVADGFAEHLMVKRLA